One part of the Bacteroidia bacterium genome encodes these proteins:
- a CDS encoding DinB family protein, with amino-acid sequence MTSEQRTQYLKYLNESSTSVLQALEAIPAELFTKKPSPDNWSAADVMEHLLKVESLIIDNLAKIGPDPINSAMVVTLSDEEVLKKASDIEERSQAREGSLPSGLFKKKEEAIEAFKERRSQSQKFIEETDANLASFSFPHPRMGLMSGGNWLVFVSGHSLKHVPQLESIYRELLEGK; translated from the coding sequence ATGACTTCTGAGCAAAGAACCCAATACCTCAAATATTTAAACGAAAGTTCGACATCTGTTTTGCAAGCCCTCGAAGCAATCCCTGCAGAGCTATTTACAAAGAAACCCAGCCCGGATAACTGGTCTGCAGCCGACGTCATGGAGCATTTGCTCAAAGTAGAATCTTTAATCATAGATAATTTAGCTAAGATTGGTCCGGATCCTATCAATTCTGCAATGGTGGTGACACTTTCTGATGAGGAGGTACTGAAAAAAGCCTCAGATATCGAAGAAAGGTCTCAGGCAAGGGAAGGTTCCCTTCCGTCTGGATTGTTCAAAAAGAAAGAAGAAGCTATCGAAGCTTTTAAAGAAAGACGCAGCCAAAGCCAGAAATTTATTGAAGAAACTGATGCAAATCTTGCCTCCTTTAGTTTCCCACATCCCCGTATGGGCCTCATGAGTGGAGGCAATTGGCTAGTGTTTGTTTCAGGTCATAGTCTGAAGCATGTCCCCCAATTGGAATCGATTTATAGAGAGTTGCTCGAAGGGAAATAA